One window from the genome of Brachyspira sp. SAP_772 encodes:
- a CDS encoding YbaN family protein codes for MRALYIVLGFLFMGLGIIGVALPILPTAPFLLLAAFFFAKGSQKFHNWFISTKLYKKHLESFVKSKAMTLKSKLSILIPVTIMLILAFIFVNNLHARIALVVLLIIKYFYFFVCIKTIKEYRENTNIEFDEQK; via the coding sequence ATGAGAGCATTATATATAGTTTTAGGGTTTTTATTTATGGGGCTTGGTATTATAGGAGTAGCTCTCCCAATACTTCCAACTGCACCGTTTCTTTTGCTTGCTGCATTTTTCTTTGCAAAAGGCTCTCAAAAGTTTCATAATTGGTTTATATCTACTAAACTTTATAAAAAACATTTAGAGAGTTTTGTTAAATCAAAAGCTATGACATTAAAATCTAAACTAAGCATACTTATACCTGTAACTATTATGCTCATACTTGCTTTTATATTTGTAAATAATTTGCACGCTAGAATTGCATTAGTTGTATTGTTAATAATAAAATATTTTTATTTTTTTGTATGTATAAAGACCATAAAAGAATATAGAGAAAATACAAATATTGAATTTGATGAACAGAAGTAA
- a CDS encoding ABC transporter ATP-binding protein/permease: protein MINKRLIALMGEAKKYIAWHVIIQLANLALNIAAIFFMANIIQKAYQKTITKEDIITLCIAIFVIIVLRFRFNILIANMSYHASGRVKQTLREKIYSKLLTLGSRYKEKFSTSEIVQISMEGVDQLETYFGRYLPQFFYSMIAPIVLFCVLSTISVKSAVILLICVPLIPLSIVAIVKIAKKILKKYWGSYSDLGEIFLEDVQGLTTLKIYKADEKKNEEMNIEAEKFRIATMNLLFMQLNSTTIMDIIAYGGAALGVIISILEYMKGNINLAGTFTIIMLSAEFFIPLRLLGSFFHIAMNGISASDKMFEILDMPEDKNRINKINKDNKEIIFHNVSFAYNEDKTILKNINLNIKEKSFVSIVGVSGSGKSTIAGLISLKNENYKGSIKIGSLELSTVDKDDLYKKIAVVDHNSYLFEGTVYDNLKMAGSTITENKMNEALKKVELYDFLQTEDGLNTKIMEKASNLSGGQKQRLALARAILFNADIYIFDEATSNVDVESEESIMEVIRDIAREKTVILISHRLYNCIPSDKIYFLKDGVIEEEGSHNELMSINGEYARIFNEQTNLESITKGESLSIAI from the coding sequence ATGATAAATAAAAGGCTTATAGCTTTGATGGGAGAAGCTAAAAAATATATAGCTTGGCATGTAATAATACAGCTTGCAAATTTAGCTCTCAATATAGCTGCAATATTTTTTATGGCTAATATTATACAAAAAGCATATCAAAAAACTATAACAAAAGAAGACATTATAACATTATGTATTGCTATTTTTGTTATAATAGTTTTAAGATTTAGATTTAATATTTTAATAGCAAATATGTCATATCATGCTTCTGGAAGAGTTAAACAAACTTTAAGAGAAAAGATATACTCTAAACTTCTCACACTTGGAAGCAGATACAAAGAAAAATTTTCAACAAGCGAAATTGTTCAAATATCTATGGAAGGTGTTGATCAATTAGAAACTTATTTTGGACGTTATTTACCTCAATTTTTTTATAGTATGATAGCTCCTATTGTGCTTTTTTGTGTGCTTTCTACTATAAGTGTAAAGTCTGCTGTTATACTTTTAATATGTGTTCCGCTTATACCTTTATCAATAGTTGCTATAGTAAAAATTGCAAAAAAGATATTAAAAAAATATTGGGGAAGCTACAGCGATTTGGGAGAGATATTTTTAGAGGATGTACAGGGGCTTACTACTTTAAAAATATATAAGGCTGATGAAAAGAAAAATGAAGAGATGAATATAGAAGCAGAAAAGTTTAGAATTGCCACAATGAATTTATTATTTATGCAATTAAACTCTACAACCATAATGGACATAATCGCATACGGCGGAGCTGCTTTAGGAGTAATAATATCTATACTTGAATATATGAAAGGAAATATTAACCTTGCAGGAACATTTACTATAATAATGCTTTCTGCAGAGTTTTTTATTCCTTTAAGACTTTTGGGGTCATTCTTCCACATAGCTATGAATGGAATATCTGCAAGCGATAAGATGTTTGAGATACTTGATATGCCTGAAGATAAAAACAGAATAAATAAAATAAATAAAGATAATAAAGAGATTATTTTTCACAATGTAAGTTTTGCCTACAATGAAGATAAAACCATATTAAAAAATATAAATCTTAATATAAAAGAAAAATCATTTGTTTCTATAGTAGGAGTTTCTGGTTCTGGAAAAAGCACAATTGCGGGTCTCATATCTTTAAAAAATGAAAATTATAAAGGCTCTATAAAAATAGGAAGTTTAGAACTCTCTACAGTAGACAAAGATGATTTATATAAAAAAATAGCAGTAGTTGATCATAACAGTTATTTATTTGAAGGCACTGTATATGATAATTTAAAAATGGCAGGAAGCACTATCACAGAAAACAAAATGAATGAAGCATTAAAAAAAGTAGAGCTTTATGATTTTTTACAAACTGAAGATGGTCTTAATACAAAGATAATGGAGAAAGCTTCCAACCTATCGGGAGGGCAAAAACAAAGATTAGCATTAGCAAGGGCTATACTTTTTAATGCTGATATATATATATTTGATGAGGCTACTTCTAATGTTGATGTTGAAAGTGAGGAGAGCATTATGGAGGTGATAAGAGATATAGCTAGGGAGAAGACGGTTATATTAATATCTCATAGGCTTTATAACTGCATACCTTCAGACAAGATATATTTTTTAAAAGACGGTGTTATAGAGGAAGAAGGCAGTCATAATGAATTGATGAGTATAAATGGAGAGTATGCGAGAATATTTAATGAGCAAACAAATTTAGAGAGCATAACAAAAGGGGAGAGTTTAAGCATAGCGATATAA
- a CDS encoding TetR/AcrR family transcriptional regulator: protein MNKNITSKEQILNMSRELIKRKGFNSINIRTIADACNIAIGSIYNYFNSKEDLTIAIIGSIWLDIFHPSNICIQSDSFIEVIDTIFKSIENGNKEYPNFFLMHSTILFGKNKTKAIGMMNNIKNHIREGLYKNLMNDENVRKDAFNESFTAEKFIDIVLSFIISAMTREDYDSSGIKEIIKRSIY, encoded by the coding sequence ATGAATAAAAATATAACTTCAAAAGAACAAATACTTAATATGAGCAGAGAACTCATAAAAAGAAAAGGTTTTAATTCAATTAATATAAGAACAATAGCAGATGCATGTAATATAGCTATTGGTTCTATATATAATTATTTTAATTCAAAAGAAGATTTAACTATAGCTATAATAGGAAGCATATGGCTTGATATATTTCATCCTTCAAATATTTGCATACAATCTGATAGTTTTATAGAAGTGATAGATACAATTTTTAAGAGCATTGAAAATGGAAATAAAGAATATCCAAATTTTTTCTTAATGCATTCTACTATACTATTTGGAAAAAACAAAACTAAAGCTATTGGTATGATGAACAATATAAAAAACCATATTAGAGAAGGATTATATAAAAATCTCATGAATGATGAAAATGTGAGAAAAGATGCATTTAATGAAAGTTTTACTGCAGAAAAATTTATAGATATAGTATTGTCATTTATAATAAGTGCTATGACTAGAGAGGATTATGATAGTTCTGGTATAAAAGAGATAATAAAAAGAAGTATTTACTAA